GATGACGGCGCCCGCCGCCGAGAGAGCCTGCATCGTGCCGTCCTGCATCGCGAGCTCGAACTGTCTGCGCGATGAGGGCACCACCTCGAGGCGGACATGCGGAGCGATGCGCCGTCCGCGCAGCACCTTCGCGGCCTGCTGCATGTCGACGAGGCGGCCGTTCGTGCACGAGCCGAGGAAGACGATGTCGACCGGCTGGCCGATCGCGGCCGAGACGTCGACGACCTGGTCGACGCGCGGCGGCACCGCGATCTGTGGCTCGAGCGTCGTGAGGTCGATCGTGACCTCACGCGAGTACCGCGCGCCTTCGTCGGGGCGAAGCCACGCCGGCGCCTCCGGCGTGCCGACCACGATCCCGGCCTTCGCGCCCATCTCGGTCGTCATGCCCGCGAGGGTGATGCGGTCGCCCTGCGGCAGATCGCCCACGCCGTGGAACTCGACGCACGCGTAGCGAGCGCCGTCGGTGCCGATCTCGCGGACGACTCGCATGATCGCGTCTTTCATGGTGACGCCCCTGCGCAGACGGCCGGTGAAGTCGACCTTGATGGACTCGGGTACGCGAAGCCAGGTCCGGCCGAGAGCGAGCGCCACGGCGATGTCGGTCGCGCCCATGCCCGCTCCGAAGGCGCCGACCGCTCCGTACGAGTTCGAGTGCGAGTCGCTGCCGACGATGACCGTGCCCGGCTCGCAGTACCCCTCCTCGACCATGATCTGGTGGCAGACCCCCTCGCCCGCGTCGTAGAAGGTCGGGATGCGCTGCTCGCGCACCCATTCGCGTAATACGCGATGGGAGTCGGCCACGACGGGCGTCGGTGCGGGCGCGGCGTGGTCGACGAAGACGCAGACCTTCGACGTGTCCCAGACCTGCTCGCGGCCGAGGTCCCGCAGCCCGGCGATGACAGCGTCGATGACGGAGTCGTGGACCATGACGCGCGACACCGGGACGATGACCAGATCGCCCGCCCGGACGTCGCGCCCGGAGACGCGCGACAGGATGACCTCGGCGAGAGTTCGCGTCATGCCACCACCCATTCGCGTAGCAGCGCGTCGAGCTGGTCCATCGATAGCGGCCCCGAATCGGCCAGGGTCTTGATCCGCGTCGTGATCGCGCGGAGCTCGTCCTTGCCGAACTGTAGCCCGAGCTCCTCGGCCCTGCGACCCACCGCGTTGTGCCCGGTGAGCCGGTGCGCGATGTTCATCGTGCGCGTCAGCCCGAAGTCCGCGGGATCGAGGATCTCGTAGCTGTTCGGGTTGATGTAGATCGCCTTCGTATGCATGCCGGCCTTGTGATGGAACGCGTACTTCCCCGTCACGAAATTGTTGTATGGGATCTCGATGTTGACCAGCGAGGCGACGAGCTCGTCAAGCTCCTTCAGCTTCCGCAGGTCGTACTTCCGTTTGATGGCGGCGGGGTCGTCCGCGTACATCCGCGCGACGAAGCCGCCGAGGGGCGTGATCCCGTTGCGCTCACCGATCCCGAGAACGCTCGTGTCGATATGCGTCGCACCACCCTCGAGGATGCTGTAGGAGTTCGCGATCGCGCAGCCGGCGTCGTTGTGGCCATGGAACTCGATGTCGCAGTGCACGTGATGGCGTAGCTCGGTCGCCAGCGCGTAGCACTGCCGTGGCGTTGCGATGCCGACCGTATCCGCCACGCCGACGCGGTCGACTCCCATCTTGTCGACGGCGGTGTAGACCTT
Above is a genomic segment from Candidatus Limnocylindria bacterium containing:
- a CDS encoding 3-isopropylmalate dehydratase large subunit, giving the protein MTRTLAEVILSRVSGRDVRAGDLVIVPVSRVMVHDSVIDAVIAGLRDLGREQVWDTSKVCVFVDHAAPAPTPVVADSHRVLREWVREQRIPTFYDAGEGVCHQIMVEEGYCEPGTVIVGSDSHSNSYGAVGAFGAGMGATDIAVALALGRTWLRVPESIKVDFTGRLRRGVTMKDAIMRVVREIGTDGARYACVEFHGVGDLPQGDRITLAGMTTEMGAKAGIVVGTPEAPAWLRPDEGARYSREVTIDLTTLEPQIAVPPRVDQVVDVSAAIGQPVDIVFLGSCTNGRLVDMQQAAKVLRGRRIAPHVRLEVVPSSRRQFELAMQDGTMQALSAAGAVIGSSGCGPCLGRTGGVLAAQEICLSTANRNYKGRMGSPDASIFIGSPYVAAVAALTGVIDDPRPYLEATDAEFDELVAGRRADRPERGAASSRSGDRSRELVLASARSGPSQEIDD
- the lysS gene encoding homocitrate synthase — encoded protein: MPVERFAIIDSTLREGEQFSNAHFTTAEKVQIARMLDEFGVEYIELTSPVASPQSCEDLKIIAGLGLNAKVLTHVRCHMDDARVAVQTAVTGIDILFGTSSYLREFSHGKSVDDIIREAGTVIEFIKDHGKEVRFSSEDSFRSTEGDLLKVYTAVDKMGVDRVGVADTVGIATPRQCYALATELRHHVHCDIEFHGHNDAGCAIANSYSILEGGATHIDTSVLGIGERNGITPLGGFVARMYADDPAAIKRKYDLRKLKELDELVASLVNIEIPYNNFVTGKYAFHHKAGMHTKAIYINPNSYEILDPADFGLTRTMNIAHRLTGHNAVGRRAEELGLQFGKDELRAITTRIKTLADSGPLSMDQLDALLREWVVA